ACGCTGGAATATATTAGCCCCACCTTTCACAAGATTTTGCTGGAAAGCTATATGAATCTGTTAAGGCTGTCACCCAAGATGTGGGGCAGAATTTATCATAATACAGAAAAAACCCGTTTCTTCGATATGAATGTGCTGATGAATAAGTTATTAGCAAACAAACTAAAAAAGCTGATCAACAGTGTACAGCCTGATGCCTTTATTGCTACGCATCCATTTGCAAGCTGTATGCTCTCCGTACTGAAAGGAAGAAATGACTGGAAGGAACCAATCTATACAATTATTACCGACTATACCATCCATCCTTCATGGATTAATCATCATATCAACTATTACTTCATCGGCCATGAGCAACTGTATTACCTGTTAGACGTTTATCGACAGGATCATCAAAAATTCATTCCGATGGGCATTCCCATCATGAAAAAATTCAGCTTGCCATTGGACGCCGATTTGATTCGGCAAAAGCTGGGCCTCGCTCCTGGACAAAAGAGCATTATTCTTTCGGGGGGCGGATTGGGTCTCGGCTCGATGGAAAAGGTATTAGATGGGTTAGAAGAGATTAACATTCCTCTGAAAACCTTTGTGTTAACAGGGACAAACGACAAGCTGTACAATAAAGTGACAAATCGTACGTATCGCCATGAAGTCGTTCCGCTAAAATTCATCAATAACTTCCACGAATACTTGGAGACTGCTGATTTAATTGTCACCAAATCAGGCGGACTTACATCAGCTGAAGTAATGAGTAAACGGGTACCCATGATTGTTTACAACCCTCTGCCTGGACAGGAAGAGAGGAACAGCCACTTTTTGCTCAATAATGGATGTGCAGTGCACGCGAATCTATCCGAGCAGTTGATTTACTTTATCGATGAACTATTGCATAGCCCGTCCAAGGTGGAATATATGCGCAGAATGGGACAGAAAATCTCAAAGCCAGATGCTGCACAACGAATTACTGAGTTTATCATGGATGATATGAATATGCTGCCAGGGAAAATAGAATAGCTGCCTAGCCAGACAAAATGGAGGAACCCATGACTGTACCATTCGCGATATTATTTGATATGGATGGCACGTTACTGCAAACTGAAAAGCTGTCGACCCCGGCATTTATCCGAACGTTTGACCAGCTTCGTCAAAAAGGGCTATGGCAAGGAGAAACCCCTGACGAAAGTGAACTGATCAATGTACTGGGAATGACGATCGAGCAGATCTGGGACAAATTGCTACCGGGCGCGAGTGAGGAAGCCATTCACTCAGCAGACGCCTTTTTGCTAGACAATGAAATCCAGTTACTCAAAGAACGAGTGACTGAGCTATACCCGGATGTAAAATCAACCTTAGAAAAGCTGCATGAAAAAGGATTTGCATTGTTTGTAGCAAGCAATGGGCAGGAAGAATATATCGATGCCATTTGTCAGGAATACGAGTTAAAGCCGCTGATGACCGACCTGTACTCCGCTGGCCGTTTCCGTACGCATTCCAAAAATGATCTGGTTGCAAAATTGTTGTCTGATTACAAAATTGGGCAAGCCATCATGGTAGGAGATCGTCACTCCGATGTGGAAGCAGGCAAAACAAACGGTTTATTTACCATTGGATGCGACTTTGGCTTTGCCAAACCAGGCGAGCTTGATGGGGCAGATATCATCATTACCAGCTTCTCACAGCTACTAAATCATTTGCCAGCAATCGACACCAATACGCAAAAACAGGCATAAACCATTCCTCAGGGAGTGGTTTTTTTGTTGATCATGTCCAAGTTTCAAGCGACCCTCTTTTGCCCACACTAGAATGTGTAAGGGACACTTGCGGGCACGCACTAAACCCATTATAATTAAAGTCAAAGATAGTCAAAGTCAATAGGTACCTCATAAGAACATACACAGAGGAATAGGAGGCGATGACTTGCGTAACATCTCGGACATCATTGAACATCACTTGAAAAGCATCATTACAAACAGTCCCAATGGATCGATCGAGATTCAGCGTAGTGAGCTTGCCGACCATTTTCAATGTGTGCCGTCTCAGATCAATTACGTCATCAATACGCGCTTTACCGTTCAAAAAGGCTACATCGTAGAGAGTAAGCGCGGGGGCGGCGGGTATATTCGCATACGCAAGGTGCAGATTGTCAGCAAAGCACGCTTGCAAGAATTGCTAACAGAAGAACTGATTGGTGAGAGCATCAGTCAAAGCGTGGGAAATGCGATCGTAGAAAGACTATTTGAGGAAGGATTAGTCAACATCAGAGAAGCCACCTTGATGAAAATCGCTACCTCGAGAAACGTATTGACCTTAGAAGCTGAATTGCGGGATCGTTTGCGGGCAAATATTTTAAAGCAGATGATCGCAGCAATCTTGTTGAAGTAAAAGGAGGTATGATGATATGAACTGTGAGGAATGCGGAAAACGACCGGCGACACTTCATTTGACGAAAATCGTCAATGGCGAAAAAACCGAATACCATATTTGCGAGCAGTGTGCTCATGAAAAAGGGGACGTCTTTACCGGCTTTCACAACTTCAGCATCAACAATCTCCTGTCAGGACTTTTAAAATTTGATCCCATGCAAAAGAATGGACGCGAAACGGCAACGAATAAGCCGCTTCAATGCGAAACATGTGGACTCACATATGCTCAATTTAGTAAAAGTGGCCGATTTGGCTGTAGTGATTGCTACACCTTTTTGGGAGATCGGCTGGACCCACTTTTCCGCCGGATTCATGGAAACACACAGCATAGTGGAAAAGTACCAGAGCGCACCGGTGGCAAACTGAAGATCCGTAAAGAGCTGGAGCAACTAAAGCAAGCGCTGCAAAGTCATGTCGCCAGTGAAGAGTTCGAGAAGGCAGCAGAAATGCGTGATCGAATTCGAGCATTGGAACAAAAAATGGCCCAATCGTAGCAAGGGAGG
This genomic stretch from Brevibacillus brevis harbors:
- a CDS encoding MGDG synthase family glycosyltransferase; this encodes MKKILIFSASIGNGHNQAARAMQESLAESGCTSMIIDTLEYISPTFHKILLESYMNLLRLSPKMWGRIYHNTEKTRFFDMNVLMNKLLANKLKKLINSVQPDAFIATHPFASCMLSVLKGRNDWKEPIYTIITDYTIHPSWINHHINYYFIGHEQLYYLLDVYRQDHQKFIPMGIPIMKKFSLPLDADLIRQKLGLAPGQKSIILSGGGLGLGSMEKVLDGLEEINIPLKTFVLTGTNDKLYNKVTNRTYRHEVVPLKFINNFHEYLETADLIVTKSGGLTSAEVMSKRVPMIVYNPLPGQEERNSHFLLNNGCAVHANLSEQLIYFIDELLHSPSKVEYMRRMGQKISKPDAAQRITEFIMDDMNMLPGKIE
- a CDS encoding HAD hydrolase-like protein, which produces MTVPFAILFDMDGTLLQTEKLSTPAFIRTFDQLRQKGLWQGETPDESELINVLGMTIEQIWDKLLPGASEEAIHSADAFLLDNEIQLLKERVTELYPDVKSTLEKLHEKGFALFVASNGQEEYIDAICQEYELKPLMTDLYSAGRFRTHSKNDLVAKLLSDYKIGQAIMVGDRHSDVEAGKTNGLFTIGCDFGFAKPGELDGADIIITSFSQLLNHLPAIDTNTQKQA
- a CDS encoding CtsR family transcriptional regulator, which codes for MRNISDIIEHHLKSIITNSPNGSIEIQRSELADHFQCVPSQINYVINTRFTVQKGYIVESKRGGGGYIRIRKVQIVSKARLQELLTEELIGESISQSVGNAIVERLFEEGLVNIREATLMKIATSRNVLTLEAELRDRLRANILKQMIAAILLK
- a CDS encoding UvrB/UvrC motif-containing protein, giving the protein MNCEECGKRPATLHLTKIVNGEKTEYHICEQCAHEKGDVFTGFHNFSINNLLSGLLKFDPMQKNGRETATNKPLQCETCGLTYAQFSKSGRFGCSDCYTFLGDRLDPLFRRIHGNTQHSGKVPERTGGKLKIRKELEQLKQALQSHVASEEFEKAAEMRDRIRALEQKMAQS